In one Alphaproteobacteria bacterium SS10 genomic region, the following are encoded:
- a CDS encoding flippase-like domain-containing protein gives MSNTDAILEGKDEDDAVATPSVSERPQRLRNALILIVQIAVSIGLLAWVLSDVDIASLGNAIAGLNPWFMIAAAAVLPLHIPANAWRWRYVWPPGNQSPSLATLSHLITIGLFFNQVLPPPVGGDAVRTVAARRYGCSLPTAALSILIERTWGLIVVTLMILPTLPLLMPNQLPSGQSPWTSAALLTLLAGLGLVATFYIFLWGCRRLEARLQRPLILKLLEQWRVSTLQPGRAIVLLMLSVIGQAPPIIAIVLIAMALPVGIDPTSALLVAPLALFATVIPLSFAGWGVREGVMVTALAGLGVNSAAALSLSLTFGMLLLLISLPGALLWQWRRPVKG, from the coding sequence TTGAGTAACACTGATGCCATTCTAGAAGGCAAGGATGAGGACGATGCGGTAGCCACACCCAGCGTGTCTGAGCGGCCCCAACGCTTACGCAACGCACTTATCCTGATTGTACAGATTGCCGTATCAATTGGCTTGCTGGCCTGGGTGCTAAGCGACGTGGATATCGCCAGCCTTGGCAACGCGATCGCCGGTTTGAACCCCTGGTTCATGATCGCGGCAGCAGCCGTACTACCGTTGCATATCCCGGCCAATGCCTGGCGTTGGCGTTACGTTTGGCCCCCGGGCAACCAATCACCTTCACTCGCTACCTTAAGCCACCTGATCACCATTGGGCTGTTCTTCAATCAGGTCCTGCCGCCGCCGGTTGGTGGCGATGCGGTTCGCACGGTGGCGGCGAGGCGCTATGGGTGCAGCTTGCCAACCGCCGCCCTCAGCATTCTGATTGAGCGGACCTGGGGCCTGATCGTGGTCACCTTGATGATCTTGCCCACCCTGCCCCTTCTGATGCCAAACCAACTGCCCAGCGGCCAGAGCCCGTGGACGAGCGCTGCACTGCTAACGCTGTTGGCTGGACTGGGATTGGTTGCAACCTTCTACATTTTTCTCTGGGGCTGCCGACGGTTGGAGGCGCGGTTACAGCGACCGCTGATCCTCAAACTGCTTGAGCAATGGCGGGTTTCAACGCTTCAACCTGGCCGGGCCATTGTGTTGTTGATGCTATCGGTGATCGGTCAGGCACCGCCAATCATCGCGATAGTTCTTATCGCCATGGCCTTGCCGGTTGGGATTGATCCTACCAGCGCACTATTGGTGGCCCCATTGGCCCTGTTTGCGACGGTCATCCCGCTATCCTTCGCCGGGTGGGGTGTCCGCGAAGGGGTGATGGTGACTGCGCTTGCGGGCCTTGGCGTCAATTCTGCCGCTGCCCTCTCGCTATCCCTCACCTTCGGCATGCTACTTCTACTGATCTCACTGCCGGGCGCCTTGCTTTGGCAATGGCGACGACCGGTTAAGGGCTGA
- a CDS encoding aminoglycoside phosphotransferase family protein has protein sequence MADPHDIATLVAQALDGQFGEPLGDGLWGQVYDLPGGKVLKLSRTEGGIGDGRDLIRREAAALTFFEGYRGDVLALPAYHGHGEFDALRGGFSCWLLMDQLPGERMYEARYKAMSSAEKQALSMALGAGLATYHGLSLSRPDARPSTEELVATSRRDWLFDEMMHELSAEDQVIAKRLRARYRQLLEACETPVLAHGDVNPTNMLFAGGTGIGLVDFAESGWDLPAVDFAHWVTLGWLDQQVLDSYWAAGGPAFNDDALGVVGAINAMIGLVLDRRLGDTAAVKRGEGSLLTCLERAGLAG, from the coding sequence ATGGCAGATCCACATGACATTGCTACGTTGGTTGCCCAAGCTTTGGATGGCCAGTTCGGTGAGCCCCTTGGCGATGGTCTGTGGGGCCAGGTCTATGACCTACCCGGTGGTAAGGTTCTAAAGTTGTCGCGGACCGAGGGCGGCATCGGCGATGGCCGTGACCTGATCCGGCGTGAAGCTGCGGCGCTAACTTTTTTTGAAGGCTACCGAGGCGATGTACTTGCCCTGCCGGCCTATCACGGACATGGCGAATTTGATGCACTGCGCGGCGGCTTCTCCTGCTGGTTGCTGATGGATCAACTGCCCGGTGAGCGGATGTATGAGGCCCGATACAAGGCCATGTCATCGGCTGAAAAGCAGGCGCTAAGCATGGCGTTGGGTGCTGGGTTGGCCACCTATCATGGTTTAAGCCTATCGCGTCCCGATGCCCGACCGTCCACGGAGGAGCTGGTGGCGACCAGCCGCCGGGACTGGCTGTTCGATGAGATGATGCATGAACTGTCAGCGGAGGATCAGGTGATCGCCAAACGGTTGCGTGCCCGCTATCGCCAGTTGCTTGAAGCCTGTGAAACCCCGGTGCTGGCCCATGGTGATGTGAACCCGACCAATATGCTGTTTGCCGGTGGAACCGGCATTGGGCTCGTCGATTTCGCTGAGAGTGGGTGGGACTTGCCGGCTGTCGACTTTGCCCATTGGGTCACCCTTGGCTGGTTGGATCAGCAGGTTTTGGACAGCTATTGGGCGGCTGGCGGCCCGGCCTTTAACGACGACGCCCTGGGTGTGGTCGGTGCCATCAATGCCATGATTGGCCTGGTCCTAGATCGTCGCCTTGGTGATACAGCCGCCGTCAAACGTGGCGAGGGCAGCCTGCTTACCTGTCTTGAGCGGGCGGGGCTGGCGGGTTAG
- a CDS encoding rhomboid family intramembrane serine protease, protein MTPDIIFLWVPLITFGIFAARYMRVRAWQMAAWYGALMLVVLGWHLLELPQAVTVSVILWILYAFVVPRLYAVTFGALLRRDFDKAFKSERWLRLVMPVPSLARQRRLMQAYGLIQTNQVEAGLDALEQIANGTGKDAASAAAQLHLIKGEYEQLVEIAAGPAGQADPSVRLMGIRGLAEIGRLSDAIEAYRLEANRFQAFTTPMDQAMTKLNLFTHAGDVEAAEQYLNGVLRILPDAERQLIAARAAYFADGDWTVFNATMERLRPNIGGAMTPRIEQWLAGGSQPRQTVSDEDREKLQALRQEQVNARAYYQTRVSKPLAALAFMGLNVLIFLLTTSFGGEINIESGVLQDAIFVYPYIAETGEWYRLLTATFLHLNYLHVGFNMLALALFGFAVEKRIGHGRFITIYLLSGIGSMVAAVINYEMSEATEPLLAMGASGSIFGILGAVLAMAILTYRRTKLFQARQDVTAILMIVAIQTVFDWTYLEGSSPLHLSGLISGFVITMLIAPRDSLEPAPPPPSGEAPSGPPNPPAPPAQDR, encoded by the coding sequence ATGACCCCTGACATCATTTTCCTTTGGGTGCCGTTGATCACCTTCGGCATTTTCGCCGCCCGCTACATGCGGGTGCGCGCCTGGCAGATGGCTGCCTGGTATGGGGCCCTAATGCTCGTGGTGCTGGGCTGGCACTTACTTGAGTTACCCCAAGCCGTCACTGTCTCGGTCATTCTCTGGATCTTATACGCCTTTGTGGTGCCGCGGCTTTACGCGGTGACTTTTGGCGCCCTGCTACGCCGTGACTTCGATAAAGCGTTTAAGAGCGAGCGTTGGCTTCGCCTAGTCATGCCGGTCCCCTCCCTCGCCCGGCAGCGCCGCCTGATGCAGGCCTATGGCCTGATCCAAACCAACCAGGTTGAGGCAGGGCTAGATGCACTTGAGCAGATTGCCAATGGCACCGGCAAGGATGCCGCCAGCGCCGCCGCACAGCTGCACCTGATCAAAGGCGAGTATGAGCAGTTGGTTGAGATTGCGGCTGGCCCCGCCGGCCAGGCAGACCCGTCAGTTCGCCTTATGGGTATTCGGGGGCTCGCCGAAATTGGCCGATTAAGCGACGCGATTGAGGCTTACCGCCTTGAGGCCAACCGCTTCCAGGCATTCACAACGCCGATGGATCAGGCGATGACCAAGCTGAACCTATTCACCCATGCTGGTGATGTGGAAGCAGCTGAACAGTATTTGAACGGTGTGTTGCGCATCCTGCCCGATGCGGAGCGGCAGCTGATCGCTGCACGTGCTGCCTATTTCGCCGATGGCGATTGGACTGTCTTCAACGCGACCATGGAACGGCTGCGACCCAATATCGGCGGCGCAATGACGCCACGAATTGAGCAGTGGTTGGCCGGCGGCTCACAGCCGCGCCAAACGGTCAGTGATGAGGATCGGGAGAAGCTGCAGGCCCTAAGGCAAGAGCAGGTTAACGCCCGCGCCTACTACCAAACCCGGGTTAGCAAGCCGCTCGCAGCTTTGGCCTTTATGGGCCTCAATGTCCTGATATTTCTCTTAACCACGAGCTTTGGTGGTGAGATCAATATCGAGAGTGGCGTGCTGCAAGACGCCATCTTCGTTTACCCCTACATCGCCGAAACGGGTGAGTGGTACCGGTTGCTAACCGCCACATTCCTGCACCTGAATTATCTGCATGTCGGCTTTAATATGCTGGCCCTGGCGCTGTTTGGCTTCGCCGTTGAGAAGCGGATCGGCCATGGACGGTTTATCACCATCTATCTGTTGAGCGGCATCGGCTCCATGGTGGCCGCCGTCATCAATTATGAGATGTCTGAGGCAACTGAGCCCCTACTGGCCATGGGGGCGTCGGGATCAATCTTCGGCATCTTAGGCGCGGTTTTGGCCATGGCGATCCTGACCTACCGCCGGACCAAACTGTTCCAGGCACGCCAAGATGTGACCGCGATCCTAATGATTGTCGCCATTCAGACGGTGTTCGACTGGACCTATCTCGAAGGCTCTTCGCCGCTACACCTGTCCGGCCTGATCAGCGGTTTCGTCATCACCATGCTGATTGCACCGCGCGATAGTTTGGAACCAGCGCCGCCACCACCTTCGGGTGAGGCACCATCCGGCCCACCTAACCCGCCAGCCCCGCCCGCTCAAGACAGGTAA
- a CDS encoding mechanosensitive ion channel, producing MEEATTQLQAATDQAVQLVTQYGLDVVGAFVILIFGLIAAGWVSKAVRTALSRVKRVDSMLRGFFASLAKYGVIAITVIAVLERFGVETTSFVALIGAAGLAIGLALQGTLSNVAAGVMLLLFRPFKNGDYVEAAGLAGTVADVTLFTTELTTPDNVQIVVPNGDIWGAAIKNFSHHETRRVQLIVGIGYGDDMDKAMGLLHDVIKADDRIHADPEPFVAVSNLGASSVDITVRVWCDADNFWPVTFSLPKAVKESFDKNGVSIPFPQQDVYMHQVAS from the coding sequence ATGGAAGAAGCGACCACGCAGCTTCAAGCCGCAACCGACCAGGCCGTCCAGCTGGTGACCCAGTATGGCCTCGACGTCGTTGGCGCCTTTGTCATCCTTATCTTTGGCCTTATCGCCGCCGGTTGGGTCAGCAAGGCCGTCCGCACTGCCCTCAGCCGCGTTAAGCGGGTCGACAGCATGCTGCGCGGCTTCTTCGCCAGCCTCGCCAAATATGGCGTCATCGCCATCACCGTCATCGCGGTCCTCGAGCGGTTTGGCGTTGAAACGACCAGCTTTGTCGCCCTGATCGGTGCCGCCGGTCTTGCCATTGGCTTGGCCTTGCAAGGCACCCTGTCGAACGTCGCCGCCGGCGTGATGCTGCTTCTCTTCCGCCCGTTCAAAAATGGCGATTATGTTGAAGCTGCTGGCCTCGCCGGTACGGTTGCCGATGTCACCCTGTTCACCACCGAACTGACCACCCCTGACAATGTTCAGATCGTGGTGCCAAACGGCGATATCTGGGGTGCGGCGATCAAAAACTTCTCCCACCATGAAACCCGCCGCGTTCAACTGATTGTTGGCATTGGCTATGGCGATGACATGGATAAGGCGATGGGCCTGCTGCACGACGTGATTAAGGCTGATGACCGTATCCACGCTGATCCGGAGCCATTCGTCGCTGTCTCAAACCTCGGCGCAAGCTCGGTCGATATCACCGTGCGCGTCTGGTGCGATGCCGACAATTTCTGGCCAGTGACCTTCAGCCTGCCAAAGGCGGTGAAGGAGTCTTTCGACAAGAACGGCGTCTCCATCCCGTTCCCACAGCAAGACGTCTACATGCATCAGGTCGCCAGCTAA